From a single Hippopotamus amphibius kiboko isolate mHipAmp2 chromosome X, mHipAmp2.hap2, whole genome shotgun sequence genomic region:
- the LOC130842388 gene encoding DDB1- and CUL4-associated factor 8-like yields MSDNVSGTDGLPDLENRSLSESPEGPSGAEAAREASSHVEMSLSGSGGGTGEGDSPRRASREYQGTDMESSSEEIDIDTLEDFEYLRGNDRNQFRYRSEELGEEEEEEEEEEEEEESAEEEQPEVQCDEAHPGPTLAAQNQALEDWVASETSALPNPRWQAVKALRERQLGSSAHFVSEACGARAFVQRFQLQYALEGHDGCVNALHFNQRGTLLATSGDDLRVILWDWVREHPVLEFESGHSNNVFQVKFLPSCGDSTVATCARDGQVYIAELSAALHCVNTKCVAQHRGASHSLALEPDSPFKFLTSGEDAVVFAIDLRQSQPASKVVVTKENEKKVGLYTIFVNPANTYQFAVGGRDQFVRIYDQRKIDESENNGVLKKFCPHHLVNCDAKANVTCLVYSHDGTELLASYNDEDIYLFNSSHEDGAQYVKRYKGHRNNATVKGVNFYGPRSEFIVSGSDCGHIFLWEKSSCQIVQCIEGDKGGTVNCVEPHPNLPVMATSGLDHDAKIWAPTANVCAHVPDLKSVIKKNKKERDEDNLHHTNLLDSHMLRFLMRHLRHRGRHHRWGAPGAGVMDAGSDESSSSADISEEEENQDRASCLPS; encoded by the coding sequence ATGTCTGACAACGTGAGCGGCACGGATGGCCTTCcagacttagagaacagaagCCTGTCCGAGAGCCCTGAGGGGCCCTCTGGGGCGGAGGCGGCGAGGGAGGCCTCCTCACACGTTGAAATGAGCCTGAGTGGAAGTGGTGGCGGTACCGGCGAGGGTGACTCTCCCCGCCGCGCCAGCAGAGAATATCAAGGCACAGATATGGAAAGTTCGAGTGAAGAGATCGATATTGATACCTTGGAAGACTTCGAGTATTTGCGAGGCAATGACAGAAACCAGTTCCGTTACCGCTCAGAAGAgctaggagaggaggaggaggaggaggaggaggaagaggaggaggaagaatcgGCGGAAGAAGAGCAGCCTGAGGTACAGTGCGATGAGGCTCACCCTGGGCCGACTTTAGCAGCCCAGAATCAGGCCCTGGAGGACTGGGTGGCTTCCGAGACATCTGCCCTCCCCAACCCTCGCTGGCAAGCCGTTAAAGCTCTTCGAGAGCGCCAGCTGGGTTCGAGTGCCCACTTTGTCTCTGAGGCCTGTGGGGCGAGAGCCTTTGTGCAGCGTTTCCAGTTGCAGTATGCGCTTGAGGGCCATGATGGTTGTGTCAATGCTTTGCACTTCAACCAGCGTGGCACCTTGTTGGCCACTAGCGGTGATGACCTTAGAGTGATATTGTGGGACTGGGTGCGTGAGCACCCAGTCCTGGAGTTTGAGAGTGGCCACAGCAATAATGTTTTTCAGGTCAAGTTCCTTCCCAGCTGTGGTGATTCCACCGTGGCCACGTGTGCCCGTGATGGGCAGGTATACATAGCAGAGCTATCTGCTGCACTACACTGCGTGAATACTAAGTGCGTGGCCCAGCACAGGGGAGCCTCCCACAGTTTGGCTCTGGAGCCTGACTCCCCTTTTAAGTTCCTGACGTCAGGTGAAGATGCAGTTGTCTTCGCCATTGACCTCAGACAAAGCCAGCCGGCTTCAAAAGTGGTGGTGACAAAAGAGAACGAGAAGAAAGTGGGGCTGTATACAATCTTTGTGAATCCTGCCAATACCTACCAATTTGCAGTGGGGGGAAGAGATCAGTTTGTGAGAATTTATGACCAGAGGAAAATAGATGAGAGTGAGAATAACGGAGTACTCAAGAAATTCTGCCCGCATCACCTGGTCAACTGTGATGCTAAAGCAAACGTCACCTGCCTTGTGTACAGTCACGATGGCACAGAGCTTCTGGCCAGTTACAATGATGAGGATATTTACCTCTTCAACTCCTCTCACGAGGATGGAGCCCAGTATGTTAAAAGATACAAGGGGCACAGAAATAATGCCACAGTCAAAGGTGTCAATTTCTATGGCCCCAGAAGTGAGTTTATTGTGAGTGGCAGTGATTGCGGGCACATCTTCCTCTGGGAGAAGTCATCCTGCCAGATTGTGCAGTGCATCGAGGGGGATAAAGGAGGGACTGTTAATTGTGTTGAACCCCATCCTAACCTACCTGTGATGGCGACCAGTGGCCTAGACCATGATGCTAAGATCTGGGCACCCACAGCTAACGTTTGCGCTCACGTTCCTGACTTAAAGAGTGTGATTAAGAAGAACAAGAAGGAACGAGATGAAGACAACCTGCACCACACCAACCTGCTCGACAGCCACATGCTTCGGTTCCTCATGCGTCACCTGAGACACAGAGGTCGTCACCATCGCTGGGGAGCTCCTGGAGCTGGGGTAATGGATGCCGGCTCGGATGAGTCTTCCAGTTCCGCAGATATATCGGAGGAGGAAGAGAACCAAGACCGTGCGTCGTGCCTGCCGTCCTGA